The Mycolicibacterium boenickei genome has a segment encoding these proteins:
- a CDS encoding DUF3592 domain-containing protein, with translation MRPAQIAARLRALVQPLIPHLYGEPGETRSQRIIRRVRIGVVIAACLVTLQSVLLVVGAWRNDQQIERNMGVAAAEVLSAGPRRSTIEFVTPDRVTYRPELGVLYPSELDTGMRIYVEYDKNNPDLVRVRDRDASLAIIPAGSIAVVGWLVAAAALTLLAFLQRRLSPVSSSA, from the coding sequence GTGAGGCCCGCGCAGATCGCGGCGCGGCTGCGGGCGCTGGTGCAACCGCTGATTCCGCATCTGTACGGCGAACCGGGCGAGACACGGTCGCAGCGGATCATCCGCCGGGTGCGGATCGGTGTGGTGATCGCCGCATGTCTGGTCACGTTGCAGTCGGTGCTGCTGGTGGTCGGCGCCTGGCGCAACGACCAGCAGATCGAGCGCAACATGGGTGTGGCCGCCGCCGAGGTGCTCAGCGCCGGGCCGCGCCGCTCGACCATCGAGTTCGTGACACCCGACCGCGTGACGTACCGGCCCGAGCTGGGAGTGCTGTATCCGTCCGAACTCGACACCGGGATGCGGATCTACGTCGAGTACGACAAGAACAATCCCGATCTGGTGCGGGTCCGCGACCGCGACGCATCGCTGGCGATCATCCCGGCCGGGTCGATCGCGGTGGTGGGCTGGCTGGTGGCGGCCGCCGCGCTGACGCTGCTGGCGTTCCTGCAGCGACGGTTGAGCCCGGTCAGCTCCTCGGCGTAG
- a CDS encoding DsbA family protein, producing MRLSRVAAAMLAVLALSVAGATAGCTRLVDGSAQADGNKPGTEITEDGAGILIGFPDAPAQIEFFTEPQCPACAHLQHESGAAIAAAVGQGRLAVTYRPLTFLDRSVTEYSAHVANALFLAAGPNTTGAAFQAFVQDLWGHQEPEGSPGPTDDAIAAMASASGVGSEQTDRIAAGEQIIDPDELNDANAELLSETQYEVSTPAIYDLVGEQVVDTSDPDWLAKLLATPRS from the coding sequence ATGCGATTGTCCCGCGTTGCTGCAGCAATGCTGGCCGTGCTGGCCTTGTCCGTTGCGGGCGCCACGGCGGGCTGCACCCGGCTCGTCGACGGCAGCGCACAGGCCGACGGAAACAAGCCGGGCACCGAGATCACCGAGGACGGCGCGGGCATCCTGATCGGCTTTCCGGATGCGCCCGCCCAGATCGAGTTCTTCACCGAGCCGCAGTGCCCGGCCTGCGCGCACCTGCAGCATGAGTCCGGCGCCGCCATCGCCGCCGCCGTCGGCCAGGGCCGCCTGGCGGTGACCTACCGGCCGCTGACCTTCCTGGACAGGTCGGTCACCGAGTATTCGGCCCACGTCGCCAACGCCCTGTTCCTCGCCGCAGGCCCGAACACGACCGGGGCGGCGTTCCAGGCCTTCGTGCAGGATCTGTGGGGCCACCAGGAACCCGAGGGCTCACCCGGCCCCACCGACGACGCCATCGCCGCCATGGCGTCGGCGAGCGGGGTGGGCTCCGAGCAGACCGACCGGATCGCCGCCGGTGAGCAGATCATCGATCCCGACGAGCTCAACGACGCCAACGCCGAACTGCTCAGCGAAACCCAGTACGAGGTGTCCACCCCGGCGATCTACGACCTCGTCGGCGAGCAGGTGGTCGACACCAGCGACCCCGACTGGCTGGCCAAACTGCTGGCTACGCCGAGGAGCTGA
- the menD gene encoding 2-succinyl-5-enolpyruvyl-6-hydroxy-3-cyclohexene-1-carboxylic-acid synthase, translated as MNPSTAQARVVVDELIRGGVRDVVLCPGSRNAPLAFALSDADRAGRIRLHVRIDERTAGYLAVGLAVAERAPVCIAMTSGTAVANLGPAVVEANYARVPLIVLSANRPYEMLGTGANQTFEQLGYFGTQVRANISVGLAPDLTGHQPGELDTLNAQWRSATCRVLAAATGSRTANAGPVQFDIPLREPLVPDSAHGDAGFPAGRPDGKPWTYTPPVSFDQPLEIDLTPDTVVIAGHGAGVHPNLAGLPTVAEPTAPRPENPLHPLALRLVHPKQVIMLGRPTLHRPVSALLADPAVPVYALTTGPRWPDVSGNSMATGTRAVTTGTPDPAWLDRCAELNKHAVAAVRQQLASHPLTTGLHVAAVVTDALRQGDQLVLGASNPVRDAALVGLSAEGVKVRSNRGVAGIDGTVSTAIGAALAHDGRTIALIGDLTFVHDSSGLLIGPTEPTPRNLTIVVSNDNGGGIFELLEQGDPRFADVSSRIFGTPHDVDVAALCRAYHVDSRQLEVGDLAAALAEPFEGMRVLEVKADRSSLRALHASIKAAL; from the coding sequence GTGAACCCCTCGACGGCACAGGCGCGCGTAGTCGTCGACGAACTGATCCGCGGCGGTGTCCGCGATGTCGTGCTGTGCCCGGGCTCGCGTAACGCCCCGCTGGCGTTCGCGCTGTCCGACGCCGACCGGGCCGGCCGCATCCGCCTGCACGTGCGGATCGACGAGCGCACGGCCGGCTACCTGGCCGTCGGGCTCGCGGTGGCCGAGCGGGCGCCGGTCTGTATCGCGATGACCTCGGGCACGGCGGTGGCCAACCTCGGCCCTGCGGTGGTCGAGGCCAACTACGCCCGGGTGCCGCTGATCGTGCTCAGCGCGAACCGGCCCTATGAGATGTTGGGCACCGGCGCCAACCAGACCTTCGAGCAGCTGGGGTATTTCGGCACCCAGGTGCGGGCCAACATCAGCGTGGGGCTCGCACCCGATCTGACCGGCCACCAGCCGGGCGAACTGGACACCCTCAACGCCCAGTGGCGCTCGGCGACCTGCCGGGTGCTGGCGGCGGCCACCGGATCCCGCACGGCCAACGCCGGGCCGGTGCAGTTCGACATTCCGTTGCGCGAACCGCTGGTTCCCGACAGCGCACACGGGGACGCCGGGTTCCCGGCCGGCCGCCCGGACGGCAAACCGTGGACCTACACCCCTCCGGTGAGCTTCGACCAGCCGCTGGAGATCGACCTCACCCCGGACACCGTGGTGATCGCCGGCCACGGTGCCGGCGTGCACCCGAATCTGGCCGGATTGCCGACGGTGGCCGAGCCCACGGCGCCGCGTCCGGAGAACCCGCTGCACCCGCTGGCGCTGCGGCTCGTGCATCCCAAGCAGGTCATCATGCTGGGCCGTCCCACCCTGCATCGGCCGGTTTCGGCATTGCTGGCCGATCCCGCGGTGCCGGTCTACGCCCTGACCACCGGCCCGCGCTGGCCCGACGTCTCGGGCAATTCGATGGCCACCGGCACCCGCGCGGTGACCACCGGCACGCCGGACCCGGCCTGGCTGGACCGCTGCGCCGAGCTCAACAAGCACGCCGTGGCGGCGGTGCGCCAGCAGCTCGCGTCGCATCCGCTGACCACCGGCCTGCACGTGGCCGCGGTCGTGACCGACGCGCTGCGCCAGGGGGACCAGCTGGTGCTCGGGGCGTCCAATCCGGTGCGTGACGCCGCCCTGGTGGGGCTGAGTGCCGAGGGCGTCAAGGTGCGGTCCAACCGCGGTGTGGCCGGTATCGACGGCACGGTGTCGACGGCAATCGGTGCGGCGCTGGCGCACGACGGCCGGACCATCGCGCTGATCGGGGATCTGACCTTCGTGCACGACAGCTCGGGCCTGCTGATCGGGCCGACCGAGCCGACGCCGCGCAATCTGACGATCGTGGTGTCCAACGACAACGGTGGCGGCATCTTCGAGCTGCTCGAGCAGGGCGATCCACGGTTCGCCGACGTCTCGTCGCGGATCTTCGGCACCCCGCACGATGTGGACGTGGCCGCGTTGTGCCGGGCCTATCACGTCGACAGCCGGCAGCTGGAGGTCGGCGATCTCGCCGCCGCGCTGGCCGAACCCTTCGAGGGCATGCGGGTGCTGGAGGTGAAGGCCGACCGGTCGTCGCTGCGTGCCCTGCACGCGTCGATCAAGGCTGCCCTGTGA